In Choloepus didactylus isolate mChoDid1 chromosome X, mChoDid1.pri, whole genome shotgun sequence, a genomic segment contains:
- the LOC119523432 gene encoding protein CLN8-like, whose amino-acid sequence MNLESDGATSQSIFDLDYASWKIRLTLVIAGFFFYLGVFVVCHQLSSSLNATYRSLMAKEKVFWNLAATRAVFGVQSTVAGLWALLVDPVLQADKALNQQNWCWFNIATATGFFFFENVAVHLSNLFFQTFDLFLVVHHLFAFLGFLGSVISLRAGHYLAMTTLLLEMSTPFTCISWMLLKAGWSDSLFWKLNQWLMIHMFHCRMILTYHMWWVCYWHWDGLINSLYLPHFALFLFGLALLTLIINPYWTHKKTQQLLNPVDWNFIQPETKSSQPERANGQVLQKKKQ is encoded by the coding sequence ATGAATCTTGAAAGTGATGGAGCAACATCGCAGAGCATTTTTGATTTGGACTATGCTTCATGGAAAATTCGCTTAACACTAGTGATAGCTGGTTTTTTCTTTTACCTGGGTGTTTTTGTTGTCTGCCACCAGCTGTCTTCTTCCCTGAACGCCACTTACCGTTCTTTGATGGCCAAAGAAAAGGTCTTCTGGAATCTTGCAGCCACCCGGGCTGTGTTTGGTGTTCAGAGTACAGTGGCAGGTCTGTGGGCTTTGCTGGTGGACCCCGTTCTTCAAGCTGATAAAGCCCTTAACCAGCAGAACTGGTGTTGGTTCAACATTGCAACGGCAACtggattctttttctttgaaaatgttgcAGTTCACCTGTCCAACTTGTTTTTCCAgacatttgatttgtttttagtTGTCCACCATCTCTTTGCCTTTCTGGGATTTCTTGGTTCAGTGATCAGTCTCAGAGCTGGCCACTATCTAGCCATGACCACATTGCTTTTGGAGATGAGCACTCCCTTTACCTGCATTTCCTGGATGCTCTTAAAGGCTGGCTGGTCAGATTCTCTGTTTTGGAAGCTAAATCAGTGGCTCATGATTCACATGTTTCATTGCCGCATGATCCTAACCTACCACATGTGGTGGGTGTGTTATTGGCACTGGGATGGTTTGATCAACAGTCTGTACCTGCCTCATTTTGCACTCTTCCTTTTTGGACTGGCCCTGCTCACACTAATAATTAATCCATATTGGACTCATAAGAAGACTCAGCAACTTCTCAATCCAGTGGATTGGAATTTTATAcaaccagaaacaaaaagcagTCAACCTGAAAGGGCCAATGGGCAGGTACTCCAGAAGAAGAAGCAGTAG